In Primulina eburnea isolate SZY01 chromosome 14, ASM2296580v1, whole genome shotgun sequence, the following proteins share a genomic window:
- the LOC140811763 gene encoding LOW QUALITY PROTEIN: 3-ketoacyl-CoA synthase 11-like (The sequence of the model RefSeq protein was modified relative to this genomic sequence to represent the inferred CDS: deleted 1 base in 1 codon) — protein sequence MGNEGNVNKNAETGKISIDSTSERKNRNSLPNFVQSVRLKYVKLGYHYLISHAMYLFLVPLLGISSVNLSSVTVEDLILLWDQLKFNLVSVFVCSALMVFLTTLYFMTRPRKVYLVDFACYKPDSKFICSKELFMERSIGANIFTPENLAFQKKILERSGLGQKTYFPEGILSVPANLSMSQARNEAEMVMFGAIDELLAKTGIKAKDIGILVVNCSLFNPTPSLSAMVVNHYKLRGNILSYNLGGMGCSAGLISIDLAKQLLQVHPNSYALVVSMENITLNWYLGNSRSMLVSNCIFRMGGAAILLSNKPSDKHRAKYQLIHTVRTHKGADDKSYSSVFQEEDDKKEAGVSLSKDLMAVAGEALKTNITTLGPLVLPMSEQLLFFVTLVARKVLKMKIKPYIPNFKLAFEHFCIHAGGRAVLDEIEKNLELSEWHMEPSRMTLYRFGNTSSSSLWYELAYSEAKGRIRKGDRTWQIAFGSGFKCNSAVWKALRRIEPAKEKNPWMDEVDEFPVEVPKVAHIG from the exons ATGGGGAATGAAGGGAATGTGAACAAAAATGCCGAAACGGGGAAGATTTCGATCGACTCTACAAGTGAGAGAAAAAATCGTAATAGCTTGCCCAACTTTGTTCAATCCGTTAGGCTGAAATATGTGAAACTTGGCTATCACTACTTGATATCACATGCCATGTACTTGTTTCTAGTCCCTTTACTTGGGATTTCCTCCGTGAATCTGTCCAGTGTAACGGTCGAGGATTTGATCCTTTTATGGGATCAACTGAAATTCAATCTTGTCTCGGTCTTCGTATGTTCTGCGCTTATGGTTTTTTTAACCACCCTTTACTTCATGACTAGGCCAAGAAAGGTGTACCTAGTCGACTTCGCATGTTACAAGCCCGATTCTAAGTTTATTTGTAGCAAAGAACTGTTCATGGAAAGATCGATTGGTGCAAATatttttacacctgaaaatttagcttttcaaaagaaaatattggAAAGGTCGGGTTTGGGACAGAAGACGTATTTTCCCGAAGGAATTTTAAGCGTGCCA GCGAACCTAAGCATGTCGCAGGCAAGAAATGAGGCGGAGATGGTTATGTTCGGGGCGATTGATGAATTGCTAGCGAAAACCGGTATAAAAGCCAAGGATATTGGGATTCTTGTGGTGAATTGCAGCTTGTTTAACCCAACACCATCGCTTTCTGCAATGGTTGTTAACCATTATAAGCTTAGAGGGAATATTTTGAGCTATAATCTTGGTGGAATGGGGTGCAGCGCTGGTTTGATATCTATTGATCTTGCAAAGCAACTTTTGCAG GTACACCCAAACTCATATGCGCTGGTAGTGAGCATGGAGAATATAACCCTAAATTGGTATTTAGGAAACAGTCGGTCAATGCTTGTCTCGAACTGCATCTTCCGGATGGGTGGAGCCGCCATCCTCCTCTCCAACAAACCATCCGACAAACATCGTGCAAAGTATCAACTCATACACACCGTCCGGACTCACAAAGGTGCGGATGATAAGAGCTATAGCAGCGTGTTTCAAGAAGAGGACGACAAGAAAGAAGCAGGCGTCTCACTTTCCAAAGACTTGATGGCCGTGGCAGGAGAGGCGCTGAAGACAAACATCACTACTCTAGGCCCATTAGTCCTCCCCATGTCCGAACAATTACTATTCTTTGTCACGCTAGTTGCAAGAAAAGTATTGAAGATGAAAATTAAGCCCTATATTCCGAATTTCAAGCTTGCTTTTGAGCATTTTTGCATTCATGCCGGTGGAAGAGCTGTGCTGGATGAGATTGAAAAGAATCTCGAGTTGAGCGAATGGCATATGGAGCCATCAAGGATGACTCTATATAGGTTCGGTAACACCTCTAGCAGTTCGTTATGGTATGAGTTAGCATATTCCGAGGCGAAGGGGCGGATCAGAAAGGGCGACAGGACATGGCAAATTGCATTTGGTTCTGGATTCAAGTGTAACAGTGCAGTTTGGAAGGCGTTGAGGCGGATTGAACCGGCCAAGGAGAAGAACCCTTGGATGGATGAGGTTGATGAGTTCCCTGTTGAGGTGCCAAAAGTCGCACATATTGGTTGA